A window of the Microbacterium sp. AZCO genome harbors these coding sequences:
- a CDS encoding ABC transporter permease subunit: MNADRVRVVASPIVFGLAALALWQVIVVVFQIKPFVVPSPLSIGDQFVSRLDVIWLASLGTAANALVGLVVGTVVGTLWALLAAAWRPADEVTAPLITALAVIPIVALAPVFYAMFGASVETGRQIVAAVAVFIPVYFNVLRGLRQVRPIHRDLMRAYAASAQQMSRHVTLPGALPFFFTGLRIASSLAVISALVAEYFGGPVSGLGKAITSAVSSSNYALAWAFVLGAILTGLLFYCAVYALEAVVMSRFRH, translated from the coding sequence ATGAACGCCGACCGCGTGCGCGTCGTCGCATCCCCGATCGTCTTCGGGCTCGCCGCGCTCGCGCTCTGGCAGGTCATCGTCGTCGTGTTCCAGATCAAGCCCTTCGTCGTGCCGAGCCCGCTGTCGATCGGCGACCAGTTCGTGTCGCGTCTCGACGTCATCTGGCTCGCGAGCCTCGGCACCGCGGCGAACGCCCTCGTCGGGCTCGTCGTGGGCACCGTCGTCGGCACGCTCTGGGCCCTGCTGGCGGCCGCCTGGCGCCCGGCGGACGAGGTGACCGCGCCGCTGATCACAGCGCTCGCCGTCATCCCGATCGTCGCGCTCGCCCCCGTCTTCTACGCGATGTTCGGGGCGAGCGTCGAGACCGGCCGGCAGATCGTGGCAGCGGTCGCGGTCTTCATCCCGGTGTACTTCAACGTGCTTCGCGGACTGCGGCAGGTGAGGCCCATCCACCGCGACCTGATGCGCGCCTACGCCGCCTCCGCCCAGCAGATGAGCCGTCATGTCACGCTGCCCGGAGCCCTGCCGTTCTTCTTCACGGGCCTGCGCATCGCGTCATCCCTCGCCGTCATCTCGGCCCTCGTCGCGGAGTACTTCGGCGGTCCGGTGAGCGGCCTCGGCAAGGCGATCACGTCGGCCGTCTCGTCGAGTAACTACGCGCTCGCGTGGGCGTTCGTCCTCGGCGCCATCCTCACGGGACTCCTCTTCTACTGCGCCGTCTATGCGCTGGAGGCCGTCGTCATGAGCCGCTTCCGTCATTGA
- the fgd gene encoding glucose-6-phosphate dehydrogenase (coenzyme-F420) has product MTVPIRFGYKASAEQFGPAELLDYAVLAEEVGFDSVFVSDHLQPWLHEGGHAPASIPWLGALGGRTSRVLIGTSVLTPTFRYNPTVVAQDFATLGVMYPRRVILGVGTGEALNEANLGIPWPEPPERFRRLKEAIGLIRRLWSEDRVTFDGEFYTTRNITIYDKMDDPVPIYIGAAGPAATRLAGRIADGFITTSGKKRELYTDTLLPALHEGLEKAGRPDDAIDTLIEIKVSYHPDRDVAMEKTRFWAPLALSPEEKMGVDDPLEMQRLGEELPIERAASRFIVSDDPEEHIERIAWYIGLGFRHLVFHDPGADQEDFLRRYGAEILPRLRERFS; this is encoded by the coding sequence ATGACGGTACCGATCAGGTTCGGGTACAAGGCATCCGCGGAGCAGTTCGGGCCCGCCGAGCTGCTCGACTACGCGGTGCTCGCGGAGGAGGTCGGGTTCGACTCGGTCTTCGTGTCCGACCATCTGCAGCCGTGGCTGCACGAGGGCGGGCATGCCCCGGCATCCATCCCCTGGCTCGGCGCGCTCGGCGGCAGGACCTCGCGCGTGCTCATCGGCACGTCGGTGCTGACGCCCACGTTCCGGTACAACCCGACCGTCGTCGCGCAGGACTTCGCGACGCTCGGGGTCATGTACCCGAGGCGCGTGATCCTCGGCGTTGGCACGGGAGAGGCGCTCAACGAGGCGAACCTCGGCATCCCGTGGCCCGAGCCGCCCGAGCGGTTCCGCCGGCTGAAGGAGGCGATCGGTCTCATCCGACGCCTCTGGTCGGAGGACCGCGTCACCTTCGACGGCGAGTTCTACACAACCCGCAACATCACCATCTACGACAAGATGGACGACCCCGTGCCGATCTACATCGGCGCCGCGGGACCCGCGGCCACACGTCTGGCCGGACGCATCGCCGACGGGTTCATCACGACGAGCGGCAAGAAGCGCGAGCTCTACACCGACACCCTGCTGCCCGCGCTGCACGAGGGTCTCGAGAAGGCCGGGCGCCCCGACGACGCGATCGACACACTCATCGAGATCAAGGTCTCGTACCACCCCGACCGCGACGTGGCGATGGAGAAGACCCGGTTCTGGGCGCCCCTCGCGCTGAGCCCCGAGGAGAAGATGGGCGTCGACGACCCGCTGGAGATGCAGCGCCTCGGCGAGGAGCTGCCGATCGAGCGCGCCGCGTCGCGGTTCATCGTGTCGGACGACCCCGAGGAGCACATCGAGCGGATCGCCTGGTACATCGGGCTCGGATTCCGCCACCTCGTGTTCCACGACCCGGGCGCCGATCAGGAGGACTTCCTGCGGCGCTACGGCGCGGAGATCCTTCCCCGTCTGCGAGAGCGATTCTCGTGA
- a CDS encoding NAD(P)/FAD-dependent oxidoreductase: MTRHVEIAVIGAGFAGLAAAMTLRDAGHEVAVFERADRVGGTWRDNTYPGVACDVPSHLYGFARHPEPSWSAEFAPGAEIQAYLERVAARERLDIAFDAPLLDAEWVDDASTSLSGTASTSLRGTAATWRLSFGGAEPRSVDAEVLVLACGRLSEPRIPAIAGLESFPGPIFHTARWDHSADLEGRRIAVVGSGASAVQVTPQLARRAASVTLFQRSAAWIVPRGGRAFTDAERARFAQHPDELAALRARLDAEGEARFSSRSGGVDAAAAEAAARAHLAAQVEDERLRALLTPDYAFGCKRVLLSDEFYPALASGRVALEPSALAAVAGDELVAASGIRYAGVDAVVLATGFQTTRQPYAKIVRGEGGVTLEEHWGSGMTSFASTVVAGFPNLFVLNGPNASLGHTSSVLMLEAQAEYAAATLARRARGGVLRPRPDAERAYTSMVDERAAGTPWLTGGCRSWYVDERSRRLTLVWPGTVGDYRGVTAAADGSEFHDARMPALRAEEGSR, translated from the coding sequence GTGACGCGCCACGTCGAGATCGCCGTCATCGGCGCCGGATTCGCGGGGCTCGCGGCGGCCATGACCCTCCGGGACGCCGGCCACGAGGTCGCCGTGTTCGAGCGGGCCGACCGGGTCGGCGGCACGTGGCGCGACAACACCTACCCCGGCGTCGCCTGCGACGTGCCCTCCCACCTGTACGGCTTCGCGCGGCATCCCGAACCGTCGTGGTCTGCCGAGTTCGCCCCGGGCGCGGAGATCCAGGCGTATCTCGAGCGCGTGGCCGCCCGCGAACGCCTCGACATCGCGTTCGACGCTCCGCTCCTCGACGCGGAGTGGGTCGACGATGCTTCGACGTCGCTCAGCGGAACTGCTTCGACGTCGCTCAGGGGAACCGCCGCGACCTGGCGCCTGAGCTTCGGCGGCGCGGAGCCGAGAAGCGTCGACGCCGAGGTGCTCGTCCTCGCGTGCGGGCGGCTCAGCGAGCCGCGCATCCCCGCGATCGCGGGGCTCGAGAGCTTCCCGGGTCCGATCTTCCATACCGCCCGCTGGGACCACAGCGCCGACCTCGAGGGGCGCCGCATCGCCGTGGTCGGCTCCGGCGCGAGCGCCGTGCAGGTCACGCCGCAGCTCGCCCGCCGCGCCGCGAGCGTGACCCTGTTCCAGCGCAGCGCCGCATGGATCGTCCCGCGGGGCGGACGCGCGTTCACCGACGCGGAGCGGGCGCGGTTCGCACAGCATCCCGACGAACTCGCCGCCCTCCGCGCCCGCCTGGACGCCGAGGGGGAGGCGCGGTTCTCCTCCCGCTCCGGGGGAGTGGATGCCGCGGCCGCCGAAGCCGCCGCGCGAGCTCATCTCGCGGCACAGGTCGAGGACGAGCGTCTGCGGGCGCTCCTCACACCCGACTATGCCTTCGGCTGCAAGCGGGTCCTCCTCTCCGACGAGTTCTACCCTGCCCTCGCCTCGGGGCGAGTGGCCCTCGAACCCAGTGCGCTCGCCGCCGTCGCGGGCGACGAGCTGGTCGCGGCATCCGGCATCCGCTATGCCGGCGTCGACGCGGTCGTGCTCGCGACCGGATTCCAGACGACCCGCCAGCCGTACGCGAAGATCGTGCGCGGCGAGGGCGGCGTGACGCTCGAAGAGCACTGGGGGAGCGGGATGACGTCGTTCGCCTCGACGGTCGTCGCGGGCTTCCCGAACCTGTTCGTGCTGAACGGGCCCAACGCGTCGCTCGGCCATACGTCGTCGGTGCTCATGCTCGAGGCGCAGGCGGAGTACGCCGCCGCCACCCTCGCACGACGCGCGCGCGGCGGAGTGCTGCGCCCCCGCCCCGACGCCGAGCGCGCGTACACGAGCATGGTCGACGAACGCGCGGCCGGCACGCCGTGGCTGACGGGTGGATGCCGCAGCTGGTATGTCGACGAGCGCTCGCGTCGTCTGACGCTGGTGTGGCCGGGCACGGTCGGCGACTATCGCGGCGTGACAGCCGCCGCCGACGGCTCGGAGTTCCACGACGCCCGGATGCCCGCGCTGCGGGCGGAGGAAGGATCACGATGA
- a CDS encoding aspartate aminotransferase family protein, translating to MTETHATTDLDGLATELDREYVFHSWSAQGALSPIVIAGGSGSVVWDHAGRRYLDFSSQLVNVNIGHQHPAVIDAIHRQADQLATVGPAAASLVRGEAAKRIIARAPEGFSKVFFTNGGADAIENAIRLARLHTGRDKVLSTYRSYHGNTGAAIVATGDWRRMPNEFARGHVHFFGPYPYRSEFWATTPEEESERALQHLRRVIQSEGPATIAAILLESVPGTAGILIPPPGYLAGVRALADEYGILLILDEVMAGFGRTGRWFAFEGYDVVPDLITFAKGVNSGYVPIGGVVIPERIAATFDDRVFPGGLTYSGHPLAAASIVGALDAMESEGIVENARRIGAEAIGPGLRALAEKHEAIGEVRGEGVFWALELVADRSTREPLPAAAIGRVKSELVSRGLLPFQADNRIHVVPPCVVTADEVEQALAIYDDAFAAAL from the coding sequence ATGACCGAGACCCACGCGACCACCGATCTCGACGGACTCGCGACGGAGCTCGACCGCGAGTACGTCTTCCACTCGTGGTCGGCGCAGGGGGCGCTGTCTCCCATCGTGATCGCCGGGGGATCCGGCAGCGTCGTGTGGGATCACGCGGGCCGGCGCTACCTCGACTTCTCGAGCCAGCTCGTCAACGTCAACATCGGGCACCAGCATCCCGCCGTCATCGACGCGATCCACCGCCAGGCCGACCAGCTCGCGACGGTCGGCCCGGCGGCGGCGAGCCTCGTGCGCGGCGAGGCGGCGAAGCGGATCATCGCGCGCGCACCCGAGGGCTTCTCGAAGGTCTTCTTCACGAACGGCGGCGCCGACGCGATCGAGAACGCGATCCGCCTGGCTCGGCTGCACACCGGGCGCGACAAGGTGCTCTCGACCTACCGCTCGTACCACGGCAACACGGGCGCGGCGATCGTCGCGACGGGGGACTGGCGACGGATGCCGAACGAGTTCGCCCGCGGACACGTGCACTTCTTCGGCCCCTACCCCTACCGCTCGGAGTTCTGGGCGACGACGCCGGAGGAGGAGAGCGAGCGCGCGCTGCAGCACCTGCGCCGCGTCATCCAGTCGGAGGGGCCGGCCACGATCGCGGCGATCCTCCTCGAGTCGGTTCCCGGGACGGCCGGCATCCTGATCCCGCCGCCGGGCTATCTCGCCGGCGTGCGGGCGCTCGCCGACGAGTACGGCATCCTCCTCATCCTCGACGAGGTCATGGCGGGATTCGGCCGCACGGGCCGCTGGTTCGCGTTCGAGGGCTATGACGTCGTGCCCGACCTCATCACCTTCGCGAAGGGCGTCAACTCGGGCTACGTCCCGATCGGCGGCGTCGTCATCCCCGAGCGCATCGCCGCGACGTTCGACGACCGCGTCTTCCCGGGCGGACTCACCTACAGCGGCCATCCGCTCGCTGCGGCCTCGATCGTGGGCGCGCTCGACGCGATGGAGTCCGAGGGCATCGTCGAGAACGCCCGCCGCATCGGTGCCGAGGCGATCGGGCCCGGACTTCGGGCTCTCGCCGAGAAGCACGAGGCGATCGGCGAGGTGCGCGGCGAGGGCGTGTTCTGGGCGCTCGAGCTCGTCGCCGACCGGTCCACCCGCGAGCCGCTGCCCGCCGCCGCGATCGGCCGGGTGAAGAGCGAGCTCGTGTCGCGCGGCCTCCTGCCCTTCCAGGCCGACAACCGCATCCACGTCGTTCCGCCGTGCGTCGTGACCGCCGACGAGGTCGAACAGGCGCTCGCCATCTACGACGACGCGTTCGCCGCGGCACTCTGA
- a CDS encoding ABC transporter substrate-binding protein: MKHSTQRLLAVGAFGVAAALALAGCSSGGSAEPSESGGLTPVTLQLQWLSQAQFAGYYAALAEGYYKDEGLDVTIQEAGTDTVPIDVLAAGDADFAISWVPKVLGSIEQGTNVTDIAQIFERSATTQISFKDAGITTPEDLKGKKVGSWGYGNEWELFAGMQKAGIDTSSDITLVQQAFDMNGFLAGDIDAAQAMTYNEYAQVLETVNPATGELYQPDDLNVINWNDVGTAMLQDAIWADADRLESDSDYADTAVQFIKASIKGWVYARDNPEKAAQIVTDAGSTLGTSHQLWMTNEVNKLIWPSTSGVGTINKDQWDQTVDIALKTKNDTGSTIITTDPPKTAYSNTYVEKALKELKDEGVDVMGDSFAPITVTLNEGGN; the protein is encoded by the coding sequence ATGAAGCACAGCACACAGCGGCTGCTGGCCGTCGGCGCGTTCGGCGTCGCGGCCGCTCTGGCCCTCGCCGGCTGTTCGTCCGGCGGATCGGCGGAGCCGAGCGAGAGCGGCGGCCTCACCCCCGTGACCCTTCAGCTCCAGTGGCTGTCTCAGGCGCAGTTCGCGGGCTATTACGCCGCGCTCGCCGAGGGCTATTACAAGGACGAGGGACTGGACGTCACCATCCAGGAGGCGGGCACCGACACGGTTCCGATCGACGTGCTCGCCGCGGGCGATGCCGACTTCGCGATCTCGTGGGTCCCGAAGGTGCTCGGATCGATCGAGCAGGGCACGAATGTGACCGACATCGCGCAGATCTTCGAGCGCTCGGCCACGACCCAGATCTCGTTCAAGGACGCGGGGATCACGACGCCGGAAGACCTCAAGGGGAAGAAGGTCGGCAGCTGGGGATACGGCAACGAGTGGGAGCTGTTCGCCGGCATGCAGAAGGCGGGAATCGACACCTCGAGCGACATCACCCTCGTGCAGCAGGCGTTCGACATGAACGGATTCCTCGCGGGTGACATCGACGCGGCGCAGGCGATGACCTACAACGAGTACGCCCAGGTGCTCGAGACGGTCAACCCCGCGACGGGGGAGCTCTACCAGCCCGACGACCTGAACGTCATCAACTGGAACGACGTCGGCACCGCGATGCTGCAGGACGCCATCTGGGCCGACGCCGACCGGCTGGAGTCGGACTCCGACTACGCCGATACGGCCGTCCAGTTCATCAAGGCCTCGATCAAGGGCTGGGTCTACGCGCGCGACAATCCGGAGAAGGCTGCGCAGATCGTGACGGATGCCGGATCGACTCTCGGCACCAGCCACCAGCTCTGGATGACCAACGAGGTCAACAAGCTGATCTGGCCCTCGACGAGCGGCGTCGGCACGATCAACAAGGACCAGTGGGACCAGACGGTCGACATCGCCCTGAAGACGAAGAACGACACCGGCTCCACGATCATCACGACCGATCCGCCCAAGACCGCTTACTCGAACACGTACGTCGAGAAGGCGCTGAAGGAGCTGAAGGACGAGGGCGTGGACGTCATGGGCGACTCGTTCGCTCCCATCACGGTGACGCTCAACGAGGGCGGCAACTGA
- a CDS encoding ABC transporter ATP-binding protein translates to MTTRDDTHRDAATAAVHVQGVSKAFTTGKGTTVQALEGIDLTVADGEFVSLIGPSGCGKSTLMRLIADLDEPSEGAISVFGKPPRRARLDQDYGIAFQQAGLLPWRTVRGNVELPLSLHGASRSAQQARAKELLDLVGLADFADRFPDQLSGGMQQRVAIARAFAEKPRLLLMDEPFGALDEMTRETMQTELARICAETGAAVVFVTHSIPEAVFLSDRVVVMSPRPGRITAVLEMGLRGEERTEQLREDAAFFERVSAVREALHGSPQAGPRGVETR, encoded by the coding sequence GTGACGACACGGGATGACACGCATCGGGATGCCGCGACCGCGGCGGTGCACGTGCAGGGCGTCTCGAAGGCGTTCACGACCGGCAAGGGCACGACCGTGCAGGCGCTGGAGGGCATCGACCTCACGGTCGCCGACGGAGAGTTCGTCTCGCTCATCGGACCGAGCGGCTGCGGCAAGTCCACGCTGATGCGTCTCATCGCCGATCTCGACGAGCCCTCCGAGGGCGCGATCTCGGTCTTCGGCAAGCCGCCGCGTCGTGCGCGTCTGGATCAGGACTACGGCATCGCCTTCCAGCAGGCGGGGCTGTTGCCGTGGCGCACGGTGCGGGGCAACGTCGAGCTTCCCCTCTCGCTCCACGGCGCGAGCCGCTCCGCGCAGCAGGCGCGCGCGAAGGAGCTGCTCGACCTCGTCGGGCTCGCCGACTTCGCCGACCGGTTCCCCGATCAGCTCTCGGGCGGCATGCAGCAGCGCGTCGCGATCGCCCGCGCCTTCGCGGAGAAGCCCAGGCTGCTGCTCATGGACGAGCCGTTCGGCGCGCTCGACGAGATGACGCGCGAGACGATGCAGACCGAGCTCGCCCGCATCTGCGCCGAGACGGGCGCCGCGGTCGTGTTCGTGACCCACTCCATCCCGGAGGCGGTGTTCCTCTCCGACCGGGTCGTCGTCATGTCTCCCCGCCCCGGACGGATCACCGCCGTCCTCGAGATGGGGCTGCGCGGCGAGGAGCGCACGGAGCAGCTGCGCGAGGACGCGGCGTTCTTCGAACGGGTGAGCGCCGTGCGCGAAGCGCTGCACGGCTCGCCGCAGGCGGGACCCCGCGGAGTGGAGACGCGATGA
- the cofG gene encoding 7,8-didemethyl-8-hydroxy-5-deazariboflavin synthase CofG, whose amino-acid sequence MPSVVSVDEAEQLLAADLDELFARASALRDDGLAAAGRPGVITYSRKVFVPLTTLCRDRCHYCVFVDTPGQLKLKRAPLFMSDEQILRVVRAGAELGCKEALLTLGDRPEDRWPEARAWLDGHGFASTLDYVAHAARLITTETGLLAHLNPGVMSAAELRDLRPTAPSMGMMLETTSRAIFDEPGGAHYGSPDKDPAVRLRVIDDAGAAGIPFTTGILVGIGESVRDRAESLVALRELSERHGHVQEVIVQNFRAKPGTAMRGTPDAELREYLATVAVARIVLGPNARIQAPPNLSDPAELDLLVRAGVDDWGGVSPLTADHVNPERPWPHLDDLAALTAASGFELRERLTAHPEYIRDADRWIDAGLHEAVARLANPESGLAAVPDAAAASENRGNVGATRRGASDEAHILRRSGATISALVERAAADPEALDDADWVALLTATGADLEALVGTADEVRRFTVGEAVSMVVNRNLTSSHFRADPGAPPEFGIQDAAAVARDAVDLGATEVCVQGLLPVTEDPQGYLDLARALADAAPGLHLHAYRPQDVADLAGRAGLTLPETFAAMTAAGVTSVPGTGVKVLSERVRAEVAPADLEIDRWIEIITAAHGAGLHSTSVLFYGHVETAAERIAHLRTLRTIQAAGSAGSGGGFTEFVPIPLPGWGVPLVADRSPADEHRAMVAVSRLLLAGSIRHVQIPWTRHGRDLAIELLKAGGDDLGGTLLDGRVLPESGVEHGLEFPLADASARVARLFRPFRERTTDYRQVSP is encoded by the coding sequence GTGCCGTCTGTCGTCTCCGTCGATGAGGCCGAACAGCTGCTCGCCGCCGACCTGGACGAGCTCTTCGCCCGCGCGTCGGCCCTCCGCGACGACGGCCTCGCCGCCGCCGGCCGGCCGGGGGTCATCACGTACTCGCGCAAGGTGTTCGTGCCGCTCACGACGCTGTGCCGGGATCGCTGCCACTACTGCGTCTTCGTCGACACTCCCGGGCAGCTGAAGCTCAAGCGGGCACCGCTGTTCATGTCGGACGAGCAGATCCTCCGCGTCGTGCGGGCGGGCGCGGAGCTCGGCTGCAAGGAAGCGCTGCTGACGCTCGGCGACCGGCCCGAGGACCGCTGGCCCGAGGCGCGGGCGTGGCTCGACGGGCACGGCTTCGCCTCGACGCTCGACTACGTCGCGCACGCCGCGCGGCTCATCACCACCGAGACGGGCCTGCTCGCGCACCTGAACCCGGGCGTCATGAGCGCCGCCGAGCTGCGCGATCTGCGACCGACGGCGCCGTCGATGGGGATGATGCTCGAGACGACCTCGCGTGCGATCTTCGACGAGCCCGGCGGAGCGCACTACGGCTCGCCCGACAAGGACCCCGCGGTGCGCCTGCGGGTGATCGACGACGCCGGCGCGGCCGGCATCCCGTTCACGACCGGCATCCTGGTGGGCATCGGCGAGAGCGTCCGCGACCGGGCCGAGTCGCTCGTCGCGCTGCGCGAGCTGAGCGAGCGCCACGGGCACGTGCAGGAGGTCATCGTGCAGAACTTCCGCGCGAAGCCGGGGACGGCGATGCGGGGGACTCCGGATGCCGAGCTCCGCGAGTATCTCGCGACGGTCGCCGTGGCCCGGATCGTCCTCGGGCCGAACGCCCGCATCCAGGCGCCGCCGAACCTCAGCGACCCCGCCGAGCTCGATCTGCTCGTGCGCGCGGGCGTCGACGACTGGGGCGGCGTCTCGCCCCTGACCGCCGACCACGTCAACCCGGAGCGGCCGTGGCCGCACCTCGACGACCTCGCGGCCCTCACCGCGGCGTCGGGGTTCGAGCTGCGCGAGAGGCTGACGGCGCACCCCGAGTACATCCGGGATGCCGACCGGTGGATCGACGCGGGTCTGCACGAGGCGGTGGCGCGGCTCGCCAACCCGGAGTCGGGGCTGGCGGCGGTGCCGGACGCCGCCGCAGCGTCGGAGAATCGCGGCAACGTCGGAGCGACACGCCGTGGCGCGTCCGACGAAGCGCACATTCTCCGACGAAGCGGTGCGACGATTTCCGCCCTCGTCGAGCGGGCCGCGGCGGACCCCGAGGCTCTCGACGACGCCGACTGGGTTGCTCTGCTCACCGCCACCGGCGCCGACCTCGAGGCGCTCGTCGGCACCGCCGACGAGGTGCGCCGATTCACGGTGGGCGAGGCCGTGAGCATGGTCGTCAACCGCAACCTGACGTCGAGCCACTTCCGCGCGGATCCGGGCGCGCCTCCCGAGTTCGGAATCCAGGATGCCGCGGCCGTCGCCCGCGACGCCGTCGACCTCGGTGCGACCGAGGTGTGCGTGCAGGGCCTGCTGCCCGTGACGGAGGACCCGCAGGGATACCTCGACCTCGCGCGGGCCCTCGCCGACGCGGCGCCCGGCCTGCACCTGCACGCCTACCGCCCGCAGGACGTCGCCGACCTCGCCGGCCGCGCCGGCCTCACCCTCCCCGAGACGTTCGCCGCCATGACGGCCGCGGGTGTGACGTCCGTGCCCGGCACCGGTGTCAAGGTGCTCAGCGAGCGCGTGCGCGCCGAGGTCGCTCCGGCCGACCTCGAGATCGACCGCTGGATCGAGATCATCACAGCCGCGCATGGGGCGGGCCTGCACTCGACGTCGGTGCTGTTCTACGGGCACGTCGAGACGGCCGCCGAGCGCATCGCGCACCTGCGCACCCTGCGCACGATCCAGGCAGCCGGGTCGGCGGGCTCAGGAGGCGGTTTCACCGAGTTCGTGCCGATCCCGCTCCCGGGCTGGGGTGTGCCGCTCGTCGCCGACCGTTCGCCGGCCGACGAGCACCGCGCGATGGTCGCCGTCTCGCGGCTGCTCCTGGCCGGCAGCATCCGCCATGTGCAGATCCCCTGGACCCGCCACGGCCGCGACCTCGCGATCGAGCTCCTGAAAGCGGGCGGCGACGACCTCGGCGGAACGCTCCTCGACGGGCGCGTGCTGCCGGAGTCGGGCGTCGAGCACGGCCTCGAGTTCCCGCTCGCCGACGCGTCGGCGCGGGTCGCGAGGCTGTTCCGCCCGTTCCGCGAGCGCACAACGGACTACCGCCAGGTGTCGCCGTGA